A single genomic interval of Microbacterium hydrocarbonoxydans harbors:
- a CDS encoding alpha-ketoacid dehydrogenase subunit beta, whose translation MTIAHDDARVDSPSRSVATLSMAAALNLALADAIESDPAVVVFGEDVGALGGVFRITDGLTARFGEDRCFDTPLAESGIVGTAVGMAMNGMKPVVELQFDAFALPAFEQIVSHVAKLGNRTRGAVRMPLVIRIPFGGGIGGVEHHCDSSEAYYAHTPGLTVISPATPQDAYSLLRAAIDSPDPVIFLEPKKLYWSKGEVDTSVTADIGTARIARDGTDVTLLAYGASVALALEAAEVAASEGRSVQVVDIRSLSPFDDATVTAAVRATGRAVVIAEAPGYASVASEIQTRVFERCFEYLEAPVRRVTGFDTPYAPPKLEHWYLPDVDRVLDAIDSLHWEDES comes from the coding sequence ATGACGATCGCCCACGATGACGCCCGCGTGGACTCCCCTTCGCGCTCGGTGGCGACCCTGAGCATGGCCGCGGCGCTGAACCTCGCGCTCGCCGACGCGATCGAGTCGGACCCTGCCGTCGTGGTGTTCGGCGAGGACGTGGGTGCGCTCGGCGGCGTCTTCCGCATCACCGATGGGCTCACCGCGCGCTTCGGCGAAGACCGCTGCTTCGACACCCCGCTCGCCGAGTCCGGCATCGTGGGCACCGCGGTCGGCATGGCGATGAACGGCATGAAGCCGGTCGTCGAGCTGCAGTTCGACGCCTTTGCGCTGCCCGCGTTCGAGCAGATCGTCAGTCACGTCGCGAAGCTCGGAAATCGCACGCGCGGTGCCGTGCGGATGCCGCTGGTGATCCGCATCCCGTTCGGCGGCGGCATCGGCGGCGTCGAGCATCACTGCGACTCCTCCGAGGCGTACTACGCGCACACGCCGGGGCTGACGGTCATCAGCCCGGCGACGCCGCAGGATGCGTACTCGCTGCTGCGCGCGGCGATCGACTCGCCCGACCCGGTGATCTTCCTCGAGCCCAAGAAGCTCTACTGGAGCAAGGGCGAGGTGGACACCTCGGTCACCGCCGACATCGGCACCGCTCGCATCGCCCGGGACGGCACAGACGTCACGCTCCTCGCGTACGGCGCCTCGGTGGCGCTCGCGCTCGAGGCGGCGGAGGTCGCCGCTTCAGAGGGCCGCAGCGTGCAGGTCGTCGACATCCGCTCGCTGTCGCCGTTCGACGACGCCACCGTGACGGCTGCGGTGCGCGCGACGGGGCGCGCCGTGGTGATCGCTGAAGCGCCGGGATACGCGAGCGTGGCCTCCGAGATCCAGACGCGGGTGTTCGAGCGCTGCTTCGAGTACCTGGAGGCGCCGGTGCGACGCGTGACCGGATTCGACACGCCCTACGCGCCGCCCAAGCTCGAGCACTGGTATCTGCCGGACGTCGACCGCGTGCTCGACGCGATCGACTCGCTGCACTGGGAGGACGAATCGTGA
- the dhaL gene encoding dihydroxyacetone kinase subunit DhaL: MAALDTAAVADWIRRFRDVIAEKRDWLTELDSAIGDADHGANMARGMDAVVAKLDVGVPGTVDELLKTVGMTLVSSVGGASGPLYGTLFLRMGMTAGPVAELDGAGLAAALRAGLEGIVARGKAEAGDKTMFDAMAPAVDAFDAALAGGSDVGAASAAAAEAAAAGRDATEPLVARKGRASYLGERSAGHLDPGAASTTLLFETLAAASAD; encoded by the coding sequence ATGGCGGCGCTCGACACGGCTGCAGTCGCGGACTGGATCCGCCGGTTCCGCGACGTGATCGCGGAGAAGCGCGACTGGCTCACAGAGCTCGACTCGGCGATCGGCGACGCGGACCACGGGGCGAACATGGCACGCGGGATGGATGCCGTCGTGGCGAAGCTCGACGTCGGCGTCCCCGGCACGGTCGATGAGCTGCTGAAGACGGTCGGGATGACCCTCGTGAGCTCGGTCGGCGGCGCGAGCGGACCGCTCTACGGCACGCTGTTCCTTCGGATGGGGATGACGGCAGGGCCGGTCGCAGAACTCGACGGCGCAGGACTCGCCGCGGCGCTGCGGGCGGGTCTGGAGGGCATCGTCGCGCGGGGCAAGGCGGAAGCGGGGGACAAGACGATGTTCGACGCGATGGCGCCGGCCGTCGACGCGTTCGATGCCGCCCTCGCCGGCGGCTCCGATGTCGGGGCGGCCTCGGCGGCTGCTGCGGAGGCGGCAGCTGCGGGTCGTGATGCGACGGAGCCGCTCGTCGCCCGCAAGGGGCGCGCGAGCTACCTCGGTGAGCGCAGCGCTGGTCACCTCGATCCCGGTGCTGCATCGACCACGCTGCTGTTCGAGACACTCGCCGCGGCGTCGGCGGACTGA
- a CDS encoding TetR/AcrR family transcriptional regulator, with translation MAHPGSEASAPRRGRPGYDREQVLAVAVKVFNEQGYDATSVADLSATLGLTKSALYHHFESKSAILELALSDALDALEAVVDEATARHPLASDRLRSIIRGAVRVLTEKLPSVTLLLRVRGNGDVESAALVRRRAFDQRVTAIVAEAQSEGLIRGDVDAAVATRLIFGMINSVVEWYRPGGPVDPDELGEDILRVTLDGLQSR, from the coding sequence ATGGCGCACCCCGGATCAGAGGCGTCGGCCCCCAGGCGCGGCCGGCCCGGTTACGACCGCGAGCAGGTGCTCGCGGTCGCGGTGAAGGTCTTCAACGAACAGGGGTACGACGCGACGAGCGTCGCTGATCTCAGTGCGACGCTGGGGCTCACGAAGTCCGCGCTGTACCACCACTTCGAGTCGAAGTCGGCGATCCTCGAGCTCGCGCTGAGCGACGCCCTCGACGCCCTCGAGGCCGTGGTGGACGAGGCGACGGCCCGGCATCCGCTCGCCTCAGACCGCCTGCGGTCGATCATCCGCGGCGCGGTCCGCGTGCTCACCGAGAAGCTTCCCTCCGTCACCCTGCTGCTGCGGGTCAGAGGCAACGGCGACGTCGAGTCGGCTGCTCTGGTGCGCCGTCGCGCCTTCGATCAGAGGGTGACGGCGATCGTGGCGGAGGCGCAGTCGGAGGGGCTCATCCGTGGCGATGTCGACGCCGCGGTCGCGACGAGGCTCATCTTCGGCATGATCAACTCCGTCGTCGAGTGGTATCGCCCGGGGGGACCGGTCGATCCAGACGAGCTCGGGGAGGACATCCTCCGGGTGACGCTCGACGGGCTGCAGTCGCGCTGA
- a CDS encoding thiolase family protein has protein sequence MSEAYLVDGVRTPVGRYGGALASVRPDDLAALVVGETVRRSGIPSDAIDEVVLGAANQAGEDNRNVARMAVLLAGLPDSVPGLTVNRLCASGMSAIALASSAVRSGDADLVVAGGVESMTRAPWVQAKPDRAWAKPGAAFDTSIGWRFTNPRLAARDKATFSMPETAEEVARLDGISRADADEFALTSHLRAIAAIDAGRFAPEIVGVPTPRGIVDTDEGPRRDTTSEALRALRPVVAGGDIVTAGNSSSLNDGASAIVVASAEAVRRHGLRPRARIVASATAALAPEIMGLGPVPATQKALAKAGLEVADLGAVELNEAFASQSLACIRRLGLDPAIVNADGGAIALGHPLGSSGSRLIVTLLGRLEREGARYGLATMCVGVGQGTAMIVERLA, from the coding sequence ATGTCCGAGGCCTATCTCGTCGATGGCGTCCGCACCCCCGTCGGGCGTTATGGCGGCGCTCTCGCCTCCGTGCGTCCAGACGATCTCGCCGCTCTCGTGGTGGGCGAGACCGTCCGCCGCTCCGGCATCCCCTCCGACGCGATCGACGAGGTCGTCCTCGGTGCCGCGAACCAGGCGGGTGAGGACAACCGCAACGTCGCCCGGATGGCGGTGCTGCTCGCAGGACTCCCCGATTCGGTGCCAGGGCTCACCGTGAACCGCCTCTGCGCCTCGGGGATGTCGGCGATCGCCCTCGCGTCGTCCGCAGTGCGCAGCGGCGATGCCGACCTCGTCGTCGCCGGCGGAGTCGAGTCGATGACCCGCGCCCCGTGGGTGCAGGCCAAGCCCGACCGCGCCTGGGCGAAGCCCGGTGCCGCATTCGACACCTCCATCGGCTGGCGCTTCACGAATCCACGGCTGGCTGCACGCGACAAGGCCACGTTCTCGATGCCGGAGACCGCAGAGGAGGTCGCGCGCCTCGACGGCATCAGCCGAGCGGATGCCGACGAGTTCGCGCTGACGAGCCATCTGCGTGCCATCGCCGCGATCGACGCCGGTCGATTCGCCCCCGAGATCGTCGGCGTGCCGACGCCGCGTGGGATCGTCGACACGGACGAGGGGCCGCGACGCGACACCACCAGCGAGGCGTTGCGGGCGCTGCGCCCGGTGGTCGCCGGGGGCGACATCGTCACCGCCGGCAACTCCAGCTCCCTGAACGACGGCGCCTCGGCGATCGTCGTCGCGAGCGCCGAGGCTGTCCGGCGCCACGGCCTTCGCCCTCGAGCCCGGATCGTCGCCTCCGCGACCGCCGCGCTCGCGCCAGAGATCATGGGGCTGGGCCCCGTCCCCGCCACGCAGAAGGCCCTCGCGAAGGCAGGACTGGAGGTCGCCGATCTCGGCGCGGTCGAGCTGAACGAGGCGTTCGCGTCGCAATCCCTCGCCTGCATCCGACGCCTGGGACTCGATCCCGCGATTGTCAACGCCGACGGCGGGGCGATCGCCCTCGGGCACCCGCTGGGCTCCAGCGGATCGAGGCTGATCGTCACACTGCTCGGGCGGCTCGAGCGCGAGGGTGCGCGCTACGGTCTCGCGACCATGTGCGTCGGGGTCGGGCAGGGCACCGCGATGATCGTGGAGCGTCTCGCGTGA
- a CDS encoding MFS transporter codes for MTSAVSPRTSTARMPAEERRVLASTLVGTSIEWYDFFIYAQAAGLVLAPLFLAPIAEENKGFAQVLSFATIGISFLFRPLGAIIAGHLGDKLGRKKMLVFTLVMMGLSTSLIGVLPTYAAIGVAAPILLIVLRILQGFSAGGEWGGAALMAVEHAPTNRRGLFGAFPQIGVPIGMILATATLWILTSSMSPEAFLEWGWRIPFLMSIVLIAVGYVIRRAVDESPVFEDLRRRRQEASAPLGRLFRKNTKQVVLTALIFIGNNAAGYLLIAFFATYAVTALGMERPPVLLATTLASFGWLVFTLWGGHLSDRLGRVRTFQIGYIALAVWAVPMWFLIDTANILWYFVALFVMTFALGLSYGPQAALYAEMFPANVRYSGVSIGYALGAILGGAFAPMIAETLMNQFQAAWTIGVYIAVAAIISLIGVSMVKETKGVDLHA; via the coding sequence ATGACGTCAGCAGTATCCCCTCGCACCTCGACCGCCCGGATGCCCGCCGAGGAACGGCGAGTCCTCGCCAGCACTCTCGTGGGCACCTCGATCGAGTGGTACGACTTCTTCATCTACGCACAGGCCGCCGGCCTCGTCCTCGCTCCCCTGTTCCTCGCTCCGATCGCCGAGGAGAACAAGGGATTCGCGCAGGTGCTGTCCTTCGCCACGATCGGAATCTCGTTCCTCTTCCGCCCCCTCGGCGCCATCATCGCGGGACACCTCGGCGACAAGCTGGGGCGCAAGAAGATGCTGGTGTTCACTCTCGTGATGATGGGGCTCTCGACCTCGCTCATCGGAGTGCTCCCCACATACGCGGCGATCGGCGTCGCCGCGCCCATCCTGCTCATCGTGCTCCGGATCCTGCAGGGGTTCTCTGCCGGTGGTGAATGGGGCGGCGCCGCGCTGATGGCCGTCGAGCATGCGCCGACGAACCGTCGCGGGCTCTTCGGCGCCTTCCCGCAGATCGGAGTTCCGATCGGCATGATCCTCGCGACGGCCACCCTGTGGATCCTGACGAGCTCGATGTCGCCGGAGGCGTTCCTCGAGTGGGGCTGGCGGATCCCGTTCCTGATGTCCATCGTTCTGATCGCCGTCGGCTACGTGATCAGGCGCGCGGTCGACGAGAGTCCCGTCTTCGAAGACCTCCGCCGTCGCCGTCAGGAGGCCTCGGCACCGCTCGGCCGCCTGTTCCGCAAGAACACCAAGCAGGTCGTGCTCACCGCGCTCATCTTCATCGGCAACAACGCCGCCGGCTACCTGCTCATCGCGTTCTTCGCCACATACGCCGTCACCGCGCTCGGCATGGAACGCCCTCCCGTGCTTCTGGCAACGACACTCGCGTCCTTCGGGTGGCTCGTGTTCACGCTCTGGGGCGGTCACCTCTCCGATCGCCTCGGGCGGGTCCGCACGTTCCAGATCGGCTACATTGCGCTCGCGGTCTGGGCGGTGCCGATGTGGTTCCTGATCGACACGGCGAACATCCTCTGGTACTTCGTGGCCCTGTTCGTCATGACGTTCGCGCTCGGTCTCTCCTACGGCCCGCAGGCAGCCCTCTACGCCGAGATGTTCCCCGCCAACGTCCGGTACTCGGGTGTCTCGATCGGCTATGCCCTCGGGGCGATCCTCGGTGGAGCATTCGCGCCGATGATCGCCGAGACTCTGATGAACCAGTTCCAGGCGGCCTGGACCATCGGCGTCTACATCGCGGTCGCTGCGATCATCTCCCTCATCGGAGTGTCGATGGTCAAGGAGACGAAGGGCGTCGACCTGCACGCCTGA
- a CDS encoding dihydrolipoamide acetyltransferase family protein: MTGRVFRLPDLGEGLTEAGLVQWLVAVGDTIVTDQAIAEVETAKSVVELPSPFAGVVTALHGEPGETIDVGAPVLEVADAPGDASEAAPGGASGSARGAAQADAVEHEAYREEERAGSGNVLIGYGTSERSTTGRRRTRAGRAAAAVAAPAGPSTGSSHTAAAQSPADHSPGDVEPNDGRRRVAVRSPLVRRLARDLGVDVHALTPTGHDGAVTRADVLAAAVDAAVDRPLAHPIASAADARVDGLAVVARERMSPLRRTVSAKLTRSRSEIPEATVWVDVDATELWNLRTQMAPAGGSAPSVTAVIARFVLLALEEHPVLASRLSDDAAELLSFDGVNLGIAADTSRGLMVPVIPRAHELSILQLDTALRELSATARAGTMPPERLRGSTFTLNNYGGLGVDGSAAIINHPDVAILGIGRIIERAWVVDGQVVPRRIAQLSLVFDHRVCDGGYAASFLRRVTELIEHPLRAFGRV; encoded by the coding sequence CTGACCGGCAGGGTGTTCCGGCTGCCGGACCTCGGCGAAGGCCTGACCGAGGCGGGGCTCGTGCAGTGGCTCGTGGCCGTCGGCGACACGATCGTCACCGATCAGGCGATCGCCGAGGTCGAGACCGCCAAGAGCGTGGTGGAACTTCCCTCCCCGTTCGCAGGGGTCGTGACGGCGCTGCACGGCGAGCCCGGCGAGACAATCGATGTCGGCGCCCCCGTGCTCGAGGTCGCTGACGCCCCCGGTGACGCTTCGGAAGCTGCGCCCGGCGGCGCATCAGGCAGCGCTCGGGGTGCTGCGCAAGCGGATGCCGTCGAGCACGAGGCGTACCGCGAGGAGGAGCGCGCCGGATCAGGCAACGTCCTGATCGGCTACGGCACCTCGGAGCGCTCGACCACGGGCCGTCGCCGCACCCGCGCCGGGAGGGCTGCGGCAGCTGTGGCAGCTCCGGCAGGTCCCTCGACCGGGTCCTCGCACACCGCAGCCGCGCAGTCTCCCGCCGACCACTCCCCCGGTGACGTGGAGCCGAACGACGGACGGCGACGTGTCGCCGTCCGCTCCCCGCTCGTGCGGCGCCTGGCGCGCGACCTCGGCGTCGACGTGCACGCCCTTACGCCGACCGGGCACGACGGCGCCGTCACGCGTGCCGACGTCCTGGCCGCCGCCGTCGACGCCGCTGTGGACCGGCCCCTCGCTCACCCCATCGCCAGTGCAGCCGACGCCCGTGTCGACGGATTGGCTGTCGTCGCGCGCGAGCGGATGTCGCCCCTGCGCCGCACGGTGAGCGCGAAGCTGACCCGCAGCCGCTCGGAGATCCCCGAGGCGACCGTCTGGGTCGATGTCGACGCTACCGAGCTCTGGAACCTCCGGACGCAGATGGCTCCGGCGGGCGGCTCCGCCCCCTCGGTGACGGCCGTGATCGCTCGCTTCGTACTGCTCGCGCTCGAGGAGCACCCCGTACTGGCGTCCCGCCTGAGCGACGACGCCGCGGAGCTGCTCTCGTTCGACGGGGTCAATCTCGGCATCGCCGCCGACACCTCACGGGGACTCATGGTCCCCGTGATCCCGCGGGCTCACGAGCTGAGCATCCTGCAGCTCGACACCGCTCTGCGTGAGCTGAGCGCGACCGCCAGGGCGGGAACGATGCCGCCGGAGCGCCTGCGCGGTTCGACCTTCACCCTCAACAACTACGGCGGTCTCGGCGTCGACGGGTCGGCGGCGATCATCAACCACCCCGACGTCGCGATCCTCGGCATCGGGCGGATCATCGAGCGGGCGTGGGTCGTCGACGGCCAGGTGGTGCCGCGGCGCATCGCCCAGCTCTCGCTCGTGTTCGACCACCGGGTGTGCGACGGCGGGTACGCCGCGAGCTTCCTCCGCCGGGTCACTGAGCTCATCGAGCATCCGCTGCGAGCGTTCGGTCGGGTCTGA
- the ptsP gene encoding phosphoenolpyruvate--protein phosphotransferase has protein sequence MIGIVAVSHSARLGEAAVELALQMVQGGGVHVRVAAGAGTDADGTPILGTDAVAVASAIDELADECDGVLVLMDLGSAVLSAELALELRMSDVPVRLAPAPFVEGLLAAVVSAGAGGTLDDVAREAMAALGAKTGHLDESGAPDAAAPEAPPEPLAAGAHRRVVTVRNPLGIHARPAALIAEASSGAEVRLRKLPDGPEAAAASLSRLLILGARQGDEIELSASGADAEAALDRLATLFADGFGEGDAPAVPTERAVDESQKPVPNVSAAPLPAGTVLHGRGVSAGRVAATAVLLAAALPEPDPDVVIDPADRAGEVSAIEWAAVAVADQLRSRTAQATGDARAILDASRLLASDPELVADASALVRSKGRSAARAVWETAVAHERSLRALGGRMAERTADIRDVRDRLIAEILEVDLPGVPERDEPFVLVATDLAPADTAALGGGNCVALVTEQGGPTSHTAIIARSLGIPAVVGADRATGIAAGTVVLVDGDRGTVEVEPDAGRVEAARAAAVVVPFDGEGRLADGTPVALLANVGGAADAATAADARAEGIGLFRTEFCFLDRVDAPSVDEQVEAYRGVLAAFPGRRVVVRTLDAGSDKPLPFANADDEDNPALGVRGLRVARRSPGLLDDQLRALALAAEAESALVEVMAPMVATVEEARVFADQARAAGLERVGVMIETPSAALLASEMLEVVDFVSVGTNDLAQYTLAADRLLGELGELNDPWQPAVLRLIGAAGAAGRVWSLPVGVCGEAAADPALAPVLIGLGVSSLSMTPRALGRVAAALAEVTAEQCLTAAEAVLKAATAAEARSAAAEVLGSESVSGPVA, from the coding sequence ATGATCGGCATCGTCGCCGTCTCCCACAGCGCACGACTCGGGGAGGCGGCAGTGGAGCTTGCCCTGCAGATGGTGCAGGGCGGGGGAGTCCACGTGCGGGTGGCTGCGGGTGCGGGAACGGATGCCGACGGCACCCCCATCCTCGGAACGGACGCCGTCGCGGTGGCATCGGCGATCGACGAGCTGGCCGACGAGTGCGACGGAGTGCTGGTGCTGATGGACCTCGGCTCCGCCGTGCTGAGCGCCGAGCTCGCGCTGGAGCTGCGCATGAGCGATGTCCCTGTTCGGCTCGCCCCCGCTCCCTTCGTCGAGGGGCTGCTCGCCGCGGTCGTCTCTGCGGGAGCGGGCGGAACCCTCGACGACGTCGCCCGAGAGGCCATGGCAGCGCTCGGGGCGAAGACCGGGCATCTCGACGAGTCCGGTGCTCCGGATGCTGCGGCTCCCGAGGCGCCGCCTGAGCCGCTGGCCGCCGGTGCGCACCGTCGCGTCGTGACCGTTCGCAATCCCCTCGGCATCCACGCGCGGCCGGCAGCGCTCATCGCCGAAGCGTCGAGCGGAGCCGAGGTGCGACTGCGGAAACTTCCCGACGGCCCTGAGGCGGCGGCGGCGAGCCTCTCGCGGCTGCTCATCCTCGGGGCGAGGCAGGGCGACGAGATCGAGCTGTCGGCATCGGGGGCGGATGCGGAGGCGGCCCTCGACCGGCTGGCCACGCTGTTCGCCGACGGATTCGGCGAGGGGGATGCGCCTGCCGTGCCGACCGAGCGTGCGGTCGACGAGTCGCAGAAGCCCGTGCCCAATGTGTCGGCCGCTCCCCTCCCTGCCGGCACCGTGCTGCACGGGCGCGGTGTCAGTGCGGGACGTGTGGCCGCGACAGCGGTGCTGCTCGCCGCAGCGCTGCCGGAACCGGACCCCGACGTGGTGATCGACCCGGCCGACCGGGCGGGCGAGGTCTCCGCGATCGAGTGGGCGGCGGTGGCGGTCGCCGACCAGCTGCGCTCTCGCACGGCGCAGGCCACGGGTGACGCGCGGGCGATCCTGGACGCCTCCCGCCTGCTCGCCTCTGATCCCGAGCTCGTCGCCGATGCGTCGGCCCTCGTGCGCTCGAAAGGGCGCAGCGCGGCACGCGCGGTCTGGGAGACCGCCGTGGCGCATGAGCGGTCGCTGCGGGCGCTCGGCGGGCGGATGGCCGAGCGGACGGCGGACATCCGTGACGTCAGAGACCGCCTGATCGCCGAGATCCTCGAGGTCGACCTGCCGGGAGTCCCCGAGCGCGACGAGCCGTTCGTGCTGGTGGCGACCGATCTCGCACCCGCCGACACGGCAGCCCTCGGCGGCGGGAACTGCGTGGCGCTGGTGACCGAGCAGGGCGGGCCCACCTCTCACACGGCGATCATCGCGCGCTCCCTCGGCATCCCCGCGGTGGTCGGAGCGGACCGGGCGACGGGCATCGCGGCAGGGACCGTGGTCCTCGTCGACGGCGACCGGGGAACCGTGGAGGTCGAGCCGGATGCGGGGCGGGTCGAGGCGGCGCGTGCCGCCGCGGTCGTGGTCCCGTTCGACGGGGAGGGGAGATTGGCCGACGGCACACCGGTGGCCCTGCTGGCGAACGTCGGCGGTGCCGCGGATGCCGCGACCGCTGCCGACGCCCGAGCCGAGGGCATCGGGCTGTTCCGCACGGAGTTCTGCTTCCTCGACAGGGTCGACGCGCCCTCCGTCGACGAGCAGGTCGAGGCGTACCGCGGTGTCCTCGCGGCCTTCCCCGGTCGCAGGGTCGTGGTGCGCACACTCGACGCGGGGAGCGACAAGCCGCTGCCGTTCGCGAACGCGGACGACGAGGACAACCCGGCACTCGGCGTCCGCGGGCTCCGCGTCGCGCGGCGCTCTCCCGGACTGCTCGACGACCAGCTGCGTGCGCTCGCGCTCGCCGCCGAGGCGGAGTCCGCCCTGGTGGAGGTCATGGCACCGATGGTGGCGACGGTCGAGGAGGCGCGCGTCTTCGCCGATCAGGCGAGGGCAGCGGGTCTCGAACGCGTCGGCGTCATGATCGAGACGCCGTCCGCGGCGCTGCTCGCGTCCGAGATGCTCGAGGTCGTGGACTTCGTGAGCGTGGGCACCAACGACCTCGCGCAGTACACGCTCGCCGCGGATCGCCTGCTCGGCGAGCTGGGCGAGCTGAACGATCCGTGGCAGCCGGCGGTGCTGCGTCTGATCGGTGCGGCGGGTGCCGCTGGGCGCGTCTGGAGCCTGCCCGTGGGCGTCTGCGGTGAGGCGGCGGCCGATCCGGCTCTCGCGCCCGTCCTGATCGGCTTGGGTGTCTCGTCGCTGTCGATGACGCCCCGAGCGCTCGGACGGGTCGCCGCCGCGCTGGCCGAGGTGACGGCGGAGCAGTGCCTGACGGCGGCAGAGGCCGTGCTGAAAGCGGCGACCGCTGCGGAGGCGCGGTCTGCTGCGGCTGAGGTGCTCGGGTCCGAGAGCGTCAGCGGGCCGGTCGCGTGA
- the dhaK gene encoding dihydroxyacetone kinase subunit DhaK codes for MKKLINNPADVLVESLRGVALAHPELSVDLDNHVITRATPKAQGKVAVVSGGGSGHEPLHGGYVGVGMLDAAVAGEVFTSPTPDRVQVATKAVDRGAGVLHIVKNYTGDVLNFEMAAELAAMEGIEVGTVIVDDDVAVQDSLYTAGRRGVGLTVLLEKLVGAAAEEGQDLAAVVELAKRINGQGRSMGMALTSCTVPAAGKPTFDLPDDQMEIGIGIHGEPGRHREPLAPAADIARQLVEPILADLDVAGPAIVMLNGMGGSPLIELYLMYGEVAALLEKAGVQIARNLVGDYITSLDMAGCSLTVLKADDELLRLWDAPVNTPGLRWGA; via the coding sequence ATGAAGAAGCTCATCAACAACCCCGCCGACGTGCTTGTAGAGTCGCTGCGGGGCGTCGCACTCGCGCATCCCGAGCTGTCCGTCGACCTGGACAACCACGTGATCACGCGCGCGACGCCGAAGGCGCAGGGCAAGGTCGCGGTGGTCTCCGGAGGGGGATCCGGTCACGAACCCCTGCACGGCGGCTACGTCGGCGTCGGCATGCTCGACGCCGCCGTCGCCGGTGAGGTCTTCACCTCGCCCACTCCGGATCGCGTGCAGGTCGCGACGAAGGCCGTCGATCGTGGTGCGGGGGTCCTCCACATCGTCAAGAACTACACCGGCGACGTGCTGAACTTCGAGATGGCCGCAGAGCTCGCCGCTATGGAGGGCATCGAGGTCGGCACCGTGATCGTCGACGACGACGTCGCCGTGCAGGACTCGCTGTACACCGCAGGCCGCCGTGGAGTCGGCCTCACGGTGCTGCTCGAGAAGCTGGTGGGCGCAGCCGCGGAGGAGGGGCAGGACCTCGCCGCGGTGGTCGAACTGGCGAAGCGGATCAACGGCCAGGGGCGCTCGATGGGCATGGCGCTCACGAGCTGCACCGTGCCTGCGGCGGGGAAGCCCACCTTCGACCTCCCGGACGACCAGATGGAGATCGGCATCGGCATTCACGGCGAGCCCGGTCGGCACCGTGAGCCGCTCGCGCCCGCGGCGGACATCGCCCGCCAGCTCGTCGAGCCGATCCTCGCCGACCTCGACGTCGCCGGACCCGCGATCGTGATGCTCAACGGCATGGGCGGATCGCCGCTGATCGAGCTCTACCTGATGTACGGCGAGGTCGCGGCGCTGCTGGAGAAGGCGGGCGTGCAGATCGCGCGCAACCTGGTGGGCGACTACATCACCTCGCTCGACATGGCCGGGTGCTCACTGACGGTGCTGAAGGCCGACGATGAGCTCCTGCGACTGTGGGATGCTCCGGTGAACACGCCTGGTCTGCGGTGGGGCGCGTGA
- a CDS encoding IclR family transcriptional regulator encodes MIQAIDRAAKVLELLQGARHLGITDLALALSLPPSTVHGIVKSLRAHGLVAKERGGQRYMLGPTLLRLSNVYLDTLDVRARAMRWTQELARRTDLAVRLGAPHFHEVLVIHHDLRPDDSQQMLETGVAIPAHASALGKVLLAHDLGFQRTVFEQPLRSLTGDTITDVARLTLELPSIAERGSASEVDEAVLGESSIAAPVSDASNDIVAAVAVVMPTSQGPAPDAVLNALRETARNISRELGATTWPPRVAPAED; translated from the coding sequence ATGATCCAGGCCATCGATCGTGCCGCCAAAGTGCTCGAGCTGCTGCAGGGAGCCCGCCACCTCGGCATCACGGATCTCGCGCTGGCACTGAGCCTGCCGCCGTCGACCGTGCACGGGATCGTGAAGTCGCTCCGCGCGCACGGTCTGGTGGCCAAGGAACGCGGGGGACAGCGATACATGCTCGGCCCGACCCTGCTCCGGCTCAGCAACGTCTACCTCGACACGCTCGACGTGAGGGCGCGGGCGATGCGATGGACACAGGAGCTCGCGCGGCGGACCGACCTCGCCGTGCGCCTGGGTGCCCCGCACTTCCATGAGGTACTGGTGATCCACCACGACCTGCGACCCGACGACAGCCAGCAGATGCTCGAGACCGGGGTCGCGATCCCCGCCCACGCGTCAGCACTGGGCAAGGTGCTGCTCGCCCACGACCTCGGCTTCCAGCGGACGGTCTTCGAGCAGCCGCTGCGCAGCCTCACCGGCGACACCATCACGGATGTCGCCCGACTCACCCTCGAGCTGCCGTCGATCGCCGAGCGCGGCAGCGCCTCGGAGGTCGACGAGGCGGTGCTCGGGGAATCGTCGATCGCGGCGCCCGTGTCGGATGCCTCGAACGACATCGTCGCGGCCGTCGCCGTCGTGATGCCGACATCGCAGGGCCCCGCACCCGACGCGGTGCTCAACGCCCTCCGCGAGACCGCGCGCAACATCTCGCGGGAGCTCGGTGCCACGACATGGCCGCCGCGCGTCGCGCCCGCCGAGGACTGA